From the genome of Glycine soja cultivar W05 chromosome 14, ASM419377v2, whole genome shotgun sequence:
CAATATTGTGATGAGTTGCTTCCGGAAATGAACATTGAGAAACTAATTCCTTGACATAGTTGATTACTTGCTTTTTATTCCTGAAGACTGAAATTCAATTCAGTAGCATTTTGTTGCCTCATGCCGTTTCCATGGTTGACCTTTCTTACATTAAATATTGCTCTTACCACTGGATAATGATGTTGACTTGTAATCTTTTATGTCTTGAGTGATCCTCCCACTTTATCCAGCataataaatcattaatttcattaatgAACAAGGGCTTTCCTTTGTGAGACACTGATGCTTGTAATGTGATCAATTGTCTGCATCATGTTGCTGATATGTGTTGCCACTAATGGTATTTTCCAGATCACAATTTGTATCTTCacaaaccaaaatcaattttgctaaTATCTTAGCACAAAACTCGCCACTTCTACAAAGAAACCTCAATTGAAGGTTCTTTGGGTTAATTTTGGAATACATACAAGCCTGGGATCTATAATCTTCTCTGATATATTGAATACCATATAACTAAAATATTCTGCACCACCTCCTTGTGAGATACTACAGGAAATCAAACAGCACGAAAACTAAAAACATGCCATTTAGATCATATCTGATATGAAATTTTCAAGtgacaaagagaaagaaagaaaaaaagaagaattttgCATCTGGCTTATCTGATCACCCATCAAACACTTGTAAGCTGAGGATGATGTCTTGAATGGTGGATCTGTTGAAGCTGCAAACTTTTCAATGCAGCCCCACCTGACCTTCTTTTCCAAAGATTATCCAGTTGTCTATCTTCCTCAGGCTTCTGCACTCTCTTGATCACAGGCAGAGGAGGATCCATATTTTCAACGCTTATGGGAACAACATTCTCATTCTTACTACTCCTGTGCCTGTGGTTCCTGGGCACATTTACGCTATTCACCGTCCCTCGCGGCCTACTTCCACAGCTGGTGGCAGTAGGAGCAGTAGCATTGATGATGCTGGTGCCTAAGTTTTTGCCAGAGAAGAGTTTTTTGAGCTTGGAATACTTAACACTAGGGGAAATGGAGATGCTGGTGGTGTTACTTTTGGTGGTGAGGAGTCCAACTATTTTGTTGTGCCTCTTCACCTGGCCCATGCAACCAATTCTTGGGGACAAAGGGTCATTGGAGAAGGATCCTAGTTGCTCTCTCCACTGTGGAAGACTCACATCTTTGATGGATGGCCTTGAACATAGCATTGGCAGGAATGTGCTTCTGTGATGGATATGCAGGTTCTGATGGTAAAAGTAATGATGGGAATGGTGATGATTTTCACTGCTCATATTTCTCAGATGATGATATGGGGCAGAGCAAAGATGTGAATGAATATGCTTAGAAGTAAGATGTGAATGAATTTGTTAAGATGTGAATGGGTTTGCAAAGTGTTTTGAGTGGTTTAACTTGTGACTTTGAGCTTGCCAAATATACAAGAAGATCATGTGCAATTTGAAACCCTTTTACTTGGTCCTCtagagtaaataaataaataaataacaattaacaaGATGACAAAGTGGAATAGAAGAAATCATTGCAGAGAAGGAGCCTCATCGAAGACAGGTAAACACAACAAACGAAGAGAACAAAGACAATTATGGACCATTGTTTAACTTTTATCTGGAGTTTAAGGCAGATCAGGATTTGTTTATGTGATTAAGCTCTTTAATACAAATTTAGGAGAGGAAAAGGACTAATGAGTTTGACTTGCATCCTTCTGTGCGTGTCTGGGTCTGTGACTCTCTGCAGAGATCAAAATCCTAACCAATTGATCATGCTAAAGTATACACGCTACTAGTGGTTAAATCATAGGTTGAACAACCCCTTGTCCCCCAAAGGGTCCACTTTagttaattacttaattttgcCTATTTTGCACtttaacatatattattttaaagagtAAGGAATCTTAAATAATCTTACTATCATCGTTGAGAATTTGTATAATGAacttctaattaattattatttatgaaatacTGACTCCTACACATACCAGATATGGTATAGACATATATATGGAGACATGCTTAATATTCAAAAGGACACAAAAACATCacacacacatgcatacactttaAAACAATTAGTTAAGTATTATGAAAATGAGTTTAAAAAAAGTGTGCACACACCTTAAAACAACTAGTTAAGATtatgtttaagaaaaaattaaaccttCTTTTATGATAGGAGTGTTTGAGAAGTGTTTAGTAAAGAGTAGATATTCATTTACTTTCTTAATTTGTGTCAAAGCCATGTCAGATAAGAGTCtaagtcaaaaaatattttttaattacaatataataaaaaggtATTTGTATTTAACACATCTAAAGCGTATCCGATAAGTGTCATGTTCGAAAAATATCTGACACTAGCATGCCATTCTATAGAAATGCACATGCTTCCTATTCTTCATTTCCTAAATCTCGATTCATGCGgaacattaaaaaaagtttaaatatatttttaattcttgtaatttagtgtttttttatttttcgtcattgtattttttttgtttttagttcttaaaaattatatttattttggttttagttcttaaaacattttaaatagtGCTTTCTAAAGTGTTATaaggaagaaaattaaaacaaacataatttgtaaaattttaaaataaaaaaataattttgtaagaatgaaaaacaaaaaaaactaaatggaaaagaaaaaaaatatttaagaaaaaaaaatagttgtgtTAGAATATCTCAAACGTGGGTGATTAAATGAGCTACTGTTACGTAATATTGCTTAACAAATTTTTGTATTAGAAGTAATGACTTAACGGTTTGTTACTTAAGTGAGGTGCTAATATAAACCACTCttacttaatttattattactaaaaaagtaatatttttaaatcaaaatttaatgtgACTTAAGAACTTTTTCAAGTAACATTAGTATTAAAGGAAGCTTTtgcataaaattattaaatttattaaaggaagtttttgtataaaattattaaatttatgtaatattgtagagtttataaatttaagataaataatttatttaagcaattatatattatacataTTGATATTAGTGATATTTTTAAGTCCATAACCggtgatgtttttttatttaactaaactcaagattaataattaattatgattatcgGTGTTTGCaataaaatttgtgaaattaGATTTTGTGAGTTGGCGAACATATATTATGAGGTAAAGCCACGTTCACCCAAGAAGCCAATATTTTACGGCAGGTCTTTGCACATTGCATCAGTGAAGTTTCCTAAACTATGATTGATGATGATTGCTGTGTTTGTCCTTGTGTGTACTCTTCTTTATTTAGCATATATTTAATCAAGGAAAAATGATTCCTTCgtatattaattatgttaaacACAATATAGTTCCTTCAAAGCTTCTACAAGTCATCATACCCAAATAGAACGAAGTTCACATAAGGGGAAACCATTAGATGAAATAAGAGATTTAAATGTTCATGAAAAAATTACTTAGGATACTTATTATAAGATAACTTGAACATCAATCACAcattaataaaagtaattaattcaattgatttttttttattttttttaaaaatattataattaatatataaattatatcctTATTAATAATCATTAGCTTATTATAGgataatataaaaacattaaaattcaaaaatattatgtaccactatcaataaaaatataaatatttaaaa
Proteins encoded in this window:
- the LOC114384549 gene encoding uncharacterized protein LOC114384549; the protein is MSSENHHHSHHYFYHQNLHIHHRSTFLPMLCSRPSIKDVSLPQWREQLGSFSNDPLSPRIGCMGQVKRHNKIVGLLTTKSNTTSISISPSVKYSKLKKLFSGKNLGTSIINATAPTATSCGSRPRGTVNSVNVPRNHRHRSSKNENVVPISVENMDPPLPVIKRVQKPEEDRQLDNLWKRRSGGAALKSLQLQQIHHSRHHPQLTSV